The following are encoded in a window of Deferrivibrio essentukiensis genomic DNA:
- a CDS encoding SDR family oxidoreductase, with amino-acid sequence MKILLTGVTGFVGRRLAEELFNENIEINLLVRNSNKLEEKFKSRCNVFEGDTFNTEILEKALEGVDTAVYLIHMMGSDKDYLEAEKKSAENFIKICEKLSVKRIIYMGGLGNKENLSVHLKSRYITGEILSSSPKVSCIWFRAGVIIGSGSASFEIIRSLVEKLPVMVAPKWVNTLTSPVYIGDVIKYLKSAILSDYYKTAQIDIGMPPMTFKDMVLKTAKVLGLKRYIVSVPLLTPRLSSYWLILFSPVNFDIAKELVMGLKHESIIENSNAKEIFPDVKVTEFEEAVRLSIEEIKKNQVISRWCDSSKSQVCDVPFVPEVSMAIYADRYFTKIDEEKAYNLFQVCKSAGGENGWFALNFLWGIRGLIDKLVGGYGLNRGRRKGDLRIGDSIDFWKVIDIVENKRLLLEAQMKLPGKAWLEFSILDDDFTITAYFYPKGLAGRIYWYLMLPFHKIIFKLMQKDIIRQANELS; translated from the coding sequence ATGAAAATACTATTAACCGGTGTGACAGGATTTGTAGGCAGAAGACTTGCTGAAGAGCTATTTAACGAAAACATTGAAATTAATCTTTTAGTAAGAAACTCCAATAAATTAGAAGAAAAGTTTAAAAGCAGATGTAATGTATTTGAAGGGGATACCTTTAATACTGAGATTCTTGAAAAAGCTTTGGAAGGTGTTGATACGGCGGTTTATCTTATTCATATGATGGGTAGTGATAAGGATTATTTGGAGGCTGAAAAAAAGAGTGCTGAAAATTTTATCAAGATTTGTGAAAAGCTATCTGTTAAAAGAATTATTTATATGGGTGGTCTTGGCAATAAAGAAAATTTAAGCGTTCATCTAAAAAGCAGATATATTACAGGTGAGATTTTAAGCAGCTCACCTAAAGTTTCATGTATATGGTTTAGGGCTGGGGTAATAATTGGCTCAGGAAGTGCAAGTTTTGAAATAATTCGAAGTCTTGTAGAAAAATTGCCTGTAATGGTTGCACCAAAATGGGTAAATACACTTACATCACCAGTATATATTGGTGATGTAATTAAATATTTAAAATCTGCAATTTTGTCTGATTATTATAAAACAGCCCAGATTGATATAGGTATGCCGCCTATGACTTTCAAAGATATGGTGTTAAAGACTGCAAAAGTATTGGGGCTTAAAAGGTATATTGTCTCTGTCCCATTATTAACTCCGAGATTATCATCATACTGGTTAATACTTTTTTCTCCTGTAAATTTTGATATAGCAAAAGAGCTTGTAATGGGGCTCAAACATGAAAGTATTATTGAAAATAGTAATGCAAAAGAGATTTTCCCTGATGTAAAGGTTACAGAATTTGAAGAAGCTGTAAGGCTATCCATAGAAGAGATTAAAAAAAATCAGGTGATTAGCAGATGGTGTGACAGTAGCAAATCACAAGTTTGCGATGTCCCTTTTGTGCCGGAAGTGTCAATGGCAATTTATGCGGACAGATATTTCACAAAAATAGATGAAGAAAAGGCTTATAACCTTTTTCAGGTGTGCAAATCAGCAGGTGGCGAAAATGGATGGTTTGCATTGAATTTTCTTTGGGGGATTAGAGGTTTGATTGATAAACTTGTTGGCGGGTATGGGCTTAATAGAGGAAGAAGAAAAGGGGACTTGCGAATAGGGGATAGTATAGATTTTTGGAAGGTAATAGATATTGTTGAAAATAAAAGGCTTTTACTTGAAGCACAGATGAAGTTACCCGGCAAGGCGTGGTTAGAATTTTCAATTTTAGATGATGATTTTACAATTACAGCATATTTTTATCCAAAGGGGCTTGCGGGAAGAATCTACTGGTATTTAATGCTCCCATTTCATAAAATTATATTCAAACTTATGCAAAAAGATATAATCAGGCAGGCGAATGAATTATCTTGA
- a CDS encoding metal-dependent hydrolase, producing MDPVTHIGSGLLGGSYLKDKKSDKSIYIISVIGALLPDIDNIIGLANNPQLYLIHHRGITHSFLGAILLSFISALLLKYIFFRKTDFKKIFLIFTFFSFVHIFLDLITSYGTQIALPFTNERYTLECTFIIDPIFTVTILIFFFISKKLTSKKIRLILFSFIFVYPLSNLALKAIYTNMLESRYPDKKVYLSPSPFTPIFWKVIMEDNSSYYVATKTLFADTNLNDFQKYTSLKTNNLSTLFTVDGFLKTYYWFTKYPIIQKIGKNTYKISDLRFMFTLKSLNIKREAPFSIILTTNDDYSKILNYKYGF from the coding sequence ATGGATCCTGTTACTCATATTGGAAGCGGACTTTTAGGCGGCTCATATTTAAAAGATAAAAAAAGTGACAAAAGTATATACATAATTTCAGTGATAGGCGCACTTTTGCCGGATATTGATAATATCATTGGACTTGCTAATAATCCTCAGCTTTATCTTATTCATCATCGCGGGATAACTCACTCTTTTTTAGGTGCTATTCTACTTTCATTCATTTCAGCACTCTTATTAAAATATATTTTTTTTCGCAAAACAGATTTTAAAAAGATATTTTTAATATTTACATTTTTCAGCTTTGTTCACATATTTTTGGATTTAATTACAAGTTACGGCACACAGATAGCTCTCCCATTTACAAATGAAAGATATACTCTTGAGTGCACATTTATAATAGATCCTATTTTTACAGTCACTATATTGATATTCTTTTTCATTTCAAAAAAACTTACTTCTAAAAAAATTAGATTAATATTGTTTAGCTTTATCTTTGTTTATCCTCTGTCAAATTTAGCACTTAAAGCTATTTATACAAATATGTTAGAATCAAGATACCCTGATAAAAAGGTTTATTTAAGCCCCTCACCTTTTACACCGATTTTTTGGAAAGTGATAATGGAAGATAATTCTTCATATTATGTTGCCACAAAGACATTATTCGCTGATACAAACTTAAATGATTTTCAAAAATACACTTCATTAAAAACCAACAATTTATCTACTCTATTTACTGTAGATGGTTTTTTAAAAACTTACTACTGGTTTACTAAGTATCCTATCATTCAAAAAATAGGTAAAAACACTTATAAAATTTCAGATTTAAGATTTATGTTTACCTTGAAGAGCTTAAATATCAAAAGGGAAGCCCCTTTCAGCATTATATTAACTACCAATGATGACTATTCAAAAATATTAAATTATAAATACGGTTTTTAA
- a CDS encoding MFS transporter has product MFIILRVLYNARFYYPVFTVLFLDYGLTIEQFAMLNVVWAITIVLVEVPSGALADILGRKKLLVSTCVIMIIELMLISFVPLGNGNLIFAVFLINRILSGIAEAMASGADEAIAYDTLVLTGQTDEWGRVLEIQMKLQSVGFIVAMTLGSFIYDPNMVNKVLDFLGFNIVLTQQQTMRFPLYLTLMSSLIAFTAVLRMKEPELDNKEKLQVSGFFKTSIATLKHTMSTGKWVIKSPFVFSVILFGMLFDHSIRMVVTLTSQYYRLIMIPEALFGVIGSAISVIGLFIPKISRVMTEKFTPLKNMIILTVMTIVGFYGISLFVPFYGIAPMVVLFAAFMMNGFFLSHYLNNETSSDKRATVLSFKGLSFNLSYGLIGFFYSIFFGIYRDILKLVNPEISHKIAENKAFMASIGWFNWYFIILFTIILIATFKILKGTSDIKKVGKLS; this is encoded by the coding sequence ATGTTTATTATATTACGGGTGCTTTATAATGCCCGTTTTTATTATCCGGTATTTACTGTTTTATTTTTAGATTACGGTTTAACGATTGAACAATTTGCGATGCTTAATGTGGTGTGGGCAATTACCATAGTATTAGTGGAAGTGCCGTCAGGTGCCTTAGCTGATATTTTAGGTCGAAAAAAACTCTTGGTAAGTACTTGTGTAATAATGATTATTGAGCTTATGCTTATAAGTTTTGTCCCTCTTGGAAATGGAAACCTTATATTTGCAGTATTTTTGATTAACAGAATTTTAAGCGGTATTGCCGAGGCGATGGCAAGTGGAGCGGATGAAGCTATTGCCTATGATACACTTGTGCTTACAGGGCAGACTGATGAATGGGGGCGAGTGTTGGAAATCCAGATGAAATTGCAGTCTGTGGGATTTATTGTAGCTATGACTTTAGGTTCTTTTATTTATGATCCAAATATGGTGAATAAAGTGTTGGACTTTTTAGGTTTTAATATTGTCTTAACTCAACAGCAAACGATGAGATTTCCACTTTATCTGACATTGATGTCTTCATTGATAGCTTTTACGGCTGTTTTAAGAATGAAAGAACCTGAACTTGATAATAAAGAAAAATTACAGGTGAGTGGATTTTTTAAAACATCTATTGCTACATTAAAACACACAATGTCTACAGGTAAATGGGTTATAAAAAGTCCGTTTGTTTTTTCTGTTATACTTTTTGGAATGTTATTTGATCATAGTATAAGGATGGTTGTTACTCTTACAAGCCAGTATTATCGTCTTATTATGATTCCTGAAGCGCTGTTTGGAGTGATAGGCTCTGCTATTTCTGTAATTGGCCTGTTTATTCCAAAAATATCCAGAGTGATGACTGAAAAATTTACCCCTTTAAAAAATATGATTATACTTACCGTTATGACTATTGTTGGATTTTACGGAATCTCACTTTTTGTCCCATTTTATGGTATTGCTCCTATGGTGGTTTTATTTGCAGCCTTTATGATGAACGGTTTTTTCTTGAGCCACTATTTGAATAATGAAACTTCTTCGGACAAAAGGGCTACAGTGCTTAGTTTTAAAGGTTTAAGTTTTAACTTATCTTACGGTCTTATTGGCTTTTTTTACTCAATCTTTTTTGGAATATATCGTGATATATTGAAACTTGTAAACCCTGAAATATCTCATAAAATTGCAGAAAATAAAGCATTTATGGCTTCAATTGGCTGGTTTAATTGGTATTTTATAATTTTATTTACAATTATTTTAATCGCTACATTTAAAATTTTAAAAGGTACAAGTGATATTAAAAAGGTTGGGAAGCTAAGTTAA
- a CDS encoding hybrid sensor histidine kinase/response regulator, whose protein sequence is MENSDIISLLSELDVIIYKGNPDWSVDVISGSEKISGYALEEFKSGKINWIDIIHKDDVERVLKESEILSEKPIQITQYYRIITKSGEVRYVVDQKKSVFDNGKFLYVAGSVRDITEKRVANSHKSSDIFSILTDFIDAAVFIFSGENFAYVNKKMVDTFGYFEDEFYNKLKFWDIIHPDYREIVKVRGFARQKGEDVPAKYEVKLLTRDGRVLWSEYMGKPVIYNGKPSVIGTAFDITERKELEFKLKETVDMLNRAEVVAKFGCWELNLSTGKIYGSVGARRIYGIEGEEFEYEYVKYIPLLEYRPTLDRALKNLIENGEKYEVNFKIKDASNGEIKDVFSIATYDAERNTVFGILVDVTEHMTDKRTLEESEAKFRALTNTTSAAIFVYSGDKFIFANNEFEEVTGYSPEEIVGAQFWSIVHPEYMEMIRDRGLRRQRGENIPNRYEFKIITKNGEERWVDFTADRIMWDGKPAALGTAIDITEKKLIEEKLRHSQKLEALGRLAGGVAHEYNNMMTIILNYIELSILKTAPESELKEYLMRIRRAAEHAADITRQLLSFARKQPIRPVVIDLKDFFDNHIKMFKVLVGENIDVIFKSEENINNIKADATQLNQVMTNLLINAKDAIKGIGKIEIKLKNIEINDYYLPSYPGLQEGQYVLISVSDTGEGIKKELLDKIFEPFFTTKDVGKGTGLGLATVFGIVKQNKGNIYVESEEGVGTTFKIFLPAHFEGNEFKSQVKNTEFVQGQGEGLLLVEDEESVLDSVKSILEMLNYKVFHSASPLSALELLQTHKDEIKLIITDMVMPEMDGLEFAKRAREINPDIKIIFSSGHSEKMLEDMKIGIVNGSFIQKPYDIRDLTLKIYNELYGK, encoded by the coding sequence ATGGAAAATTCTGACATAATCAGCCTGCTAAGTGAATTAGATGTTATTATTTACAAGGGCAATCCTGACTGGTCAGTGGATGTAATAAGTGGTAGTGAAAAGATATCAGGATATGCGTTAGAAGAGTTTAAAAGTGGTAAGATAAATTGGATAGATATAATTCATAAAGATGACGTAGAAAGAGTCTTGAAAGAATCTGAAATACTTTCTGAAAAACCGATACAGATAACTCAGTATTACAGAATTATTACTAAAAGTGGTGAAGTAAGATATGTCGTTGACCAGAAAAAATCTGTTTTTGATAATGGTAAATTCTTATATGTTGCAGGTAGTGTTAGAGATATTACCGAAAAAAGGGTAGCAAACTCTCATAAATCTTCTGATATATTTTCTATTTTGACAGATTTTATAGATGCCGCAGTTTTTATATTTTCCGGTGAAAATTTTGCCTATGTAAATAAAAAGATGGTTGATACCTTTGGATATTTTGAGGATGAGTTTTATAATAAATTAAAATTTTGGGATATCATTCATCCTGATTATCGTGAAATAGTTAAAGTTAGAGGCTTTGCAAGACAGAAAGGGGAAGATGTTCCTGCAAAGTATGAGGTAAAGCTTTTAACAAGAGATGGACGTGTGTTGTGGTCAGAATATATGGGTAAGCCCGTAATTTATAACGGTAAGCCTTCAGTGATAGGGACAGCTTTTGATATTACAGAAAGAAAAGAGTTAGAGTTTAAGTTAAAAGAAACAGTAGATATGTTAAACAGAGCTGAAGTGGTTGCTAAATTTGGCTGTTGGGAATTAAACCTTTCTACCGGAAAGATTTATGGCTCAGTGGGGGCAAGGCGTATTTACGGTATTGAGGGGGAAGAGTTTGAGTATGAGTATGTAAAATATATTCCTTTATTGGAATATAGACCTACTTTGGATAGGGCTTTGAAAAACCTTATTGAAAACGGTGAGAAGTATGAGGTTAATTTTAAGATAAAAGATGCTTCAAACGGTGAGATTAAAGATGTATTTTCTATTGCAACTTATGATGCAGAAAGAAATACGGTTTTTGGGATATTGGTTGATGTTACCGAGCATATGACTGATAAAAGGACGTTAGAAGAGAGTGAAGCAAAATTTAGGGCTCTTACTAACACTACATCTGCTGCTATCTTTGTATATTCGGGTGATAAATTTATCTTTGCAAACAATGAGTTTGAAGAGGTCACAGGCTATAGCCCTGAGGAAATTGTTGGTGCTCAATTTTGGAGTATTGTGCATCCGGAATATATGGAAATGATTAGAGATAGAGGGCTTAGAAGACAGCGTGGAGAAAATATCCCTAATCGTTATGAATTTAAGATTATTACAAAAAATGGCGAAGAAAGGTGGGTAGATTTTACCGCTGATAGAATTATGTGGGATGGTAAACCCGCAGCTTTGGGGACTGCCATTGACATTACAGAGAAAAAACTGATTGAAGAAAAGCTAAGACATAGTCAAAAACTTGAGGCTCTGGGAAGGCTTGCTGGCGGTGTTGCTCATGAATACAACAATATGATGACAATTATTTTAAACTATATAGAATTATCCATTTTAAAAACAGCTCCTGAAAGTGAGCTAAAAGAGTATTTAATGCGAATTAGAAGGGCAGCGGAGCATGCAGCTGATATTACCAGGCAACTTTTGAGCTTTGCAAGAAAACAGCCAATAAGGCCTGTTGTAATAGATTTAAAAGATTTTTTTGATAATCATATAAAGATGTTTAAGGTTTTGGTTGGTGAAAATATTGATGTGATATTTAAAAGTGAAGAAAATATAAATAATATTAAAGCTGATGCTACACAGTTGAATCAAGTAATGACAAATTTGCTTATAAATGCAAAAGATGCAATTAAAGGTATAGGAAAGATTGAAATTAAACTTAAAAATATCGAAATAAACGATTATTACCTTCCAAGTTATCCTGGCCTTCAAGAAGGTCAGTATGTGCTTATATCAGTTTCAGATACCGGAGAAGGGATAAAAAAAGAATTGTTAGATAAAATATTTGAGCCTTTTTTTACTACAAAGGATGTGGGAAAGGGGACAGGGCTTGGACTTGCGACAGTATTTGGTATTGTAAAGCAAAACAAGGGGAATATTTATGTGGAAAGTGAAGAGGGTGTAGGGACGACTTTTAAAATATTTTTGCCGGCGCATTTTGAAGGTAACGAGTTTAAATCTCAAGTAAAAAATACTGAATTTGTCCAGGGGCAAGGGGAAGGTTTACTGTTGGTAGAGGATGAAGAGAGTGTTTTAGATAGCGTGAAATCGATACTTGAAATGTTAAACTATAAAGTGTTTCACTCTGCCAGTCCGTTAAGTGCCTTAGAGCTTTTACAAACTCATAAGGATGAAATAAAGTTAATTATAACTGATATGGTAATGCCTGAAATGGACGGTTTAGAGTTTGCAAAAAGGGCAAGAGAAATTAACCCTGATATAAAAATTATATTTTCTTCAGGTCACAGTGAGAAAATGTTGGAAGATATGAAGATAGGAATTGTTAACGGAAGTTTTATACAAAAACCTTATGACATAAGAGATTTAACTTTAAAGATTTATAATGAATTGTATGGCAAGTAA
- a CDS encoding Na+/H+ antiporter subunit E, translating into MLSYIFSFLVLLSFWLVLSGHFHTLLIVLALLSSLIVVYLTNDMFFPNKKVNLKLIVKIFLYVPLLLKEIILSNIQILKILLRKDIRNTINPIMVEFEPKVKSDIGVTLLGNSITLTPGTVTIFASDKQFLVHAIDKGFESGIYSLQEKVEEVEKAI; encoded by the coding sequence GTGTTGAGTTATATATTTAGTTTTTTAGTGCTTCTTAGTTTTTGGCTGGTTTTATCTGGACACTTTCATACACTTTTAATAGTTCTTGCTCTTTTGTCCTCTCTAATTGTAGTCTATTTAACTAACGATATGTTTTTTCCTAACAAAAAAGTTAATCTAAAATTAATAGTGAAAATATTTTTATATGTACCTTTATTGCTAAAAGAAATCATATTATCTAATATTCAAATCTTAAAAATACTCTTAAGAAAAGATATTAGAAATACAATTAACCCTATAATGGTTGAATTTGAACCTAAAGTTAAGTCTGACATTGGGGTTACTTTGCTTGGCAATTCAATAACACTTACCCCTGGGACTGTTACAATATTTGCATCCGATAAGCAGTTTTTAGTGCATGCAATCGATAAAGGCTTTGAGTCAGGGATATACTCATTGCAAGAAAAGGTTGAAGAGGTAGAGAAAGCCATATGA
- a CDS encoding monovalent cation/H+ antiporter complex subunit F — protein MIFKLSIIIILLASFTAIYRLVKGPTFFDRVLTVNLIGTKVVVLLVLIDFLYNRPEFVDISISYALINFIGTIAILKLKEKGKLD, from the coding sequence ATGATTTTTAAATTAAGTATTATAATAATACTTCTAGCATCATTTACAGCAATTTACAGATTAGTAAAAGGCCCTACTTTTTTTGACAGAGTATTAACAGTAAATTTAATAGGTACTAAAGTCGTTGTTCTTTTAGTACTGATAGATTTCTTATACAATAGACCAGAATTTGTTGACATTTCAATTTCTTATGCTCTAATAAACTTTATTGGCACTATTGCCATTTTAAAACTTAAGGAAAAGGGGAAGCTGGATTGA
- the mnhG gene encoding monovalent cation/H(+) antiporter subunit G, protein MNFITGFFIILGSLLILVSTIGLIRMPGFYTRIHAAGKTDTLGQMLIIFGLILYEGFSLISLKLIILTTFIFIANPTATHALARAAYIKGVKWWSRQSDNSN, encoded by the coding sequence TTGAACTTCATTACTGGTTTTTTTATAATTTTAGGTTCGTTGCTTATTCTGGTATCAACAATAGGTCTTATAAGGATGCCAGGGTTTTACACAAGAATACACGCTGCCGGCAAGACAGATACTTTAGGTCAAATGCTAATTATTTTTGGATTAATTCTTTATGAAGGTTTTTCTCTTATATCTTTAAAGTTAATTATTCTCACGACATTCATATTTATTGCAAACCCTACAGCAACTCATGCATTAGCAAGAGCTGCTTACATTAAGGGTGTAAAATGGTGGAGTAGACAAAGTGACAATTCTAATTGA
- a CDS encoding DUF4040 domain-containing protein codes for MTILIDIMFLTFLILAAFLSIHFKNLLNSVIVLGAYSLYVAVLWTTLNAIDVAFTEAAVGAGISTVLFLAVFTKVEYEDKSLVRKDRKILALGILFFLGYLLILGVTDMPNFGDPNWVTNTYLIPDFIARAKTETGADNIVTAVLGSYRGFDTNGETAVIFIAGLCTYLILNRGES; via the coding sequence GTGACAATTCTAATTGACATAATGTTTTTAACATTTTTAATTTTAGCTGCGTTTTTATCTATACATTTTAAAAATTTGCTTAACTCTGTTATTGTATTAGGAGCTTATTCGTTATATGTGGCTGTACTGTGGACTACCCTTAATGCAATTGATGTAGCTTTTACCGAAGCTGCTGTAGGAGCTGGAATAAGTACAGTGTTATTTCTTGCGGTTTTTACAAAGGTAGAATACGAGGATAAATCTCTAGTTAGAAAAGATAGAAAAATACTCGCTCTTGGAATACTATTTTTTCTAGGATACCTTCTCATACTTGGTGTTACAGATATGCCAAACTTTGGTGATCCAAACTGGGTTACCAATACTTACCTTATTCCTGATTTTATTGCACGAGCTAAAACAGAAACAGGAGCTGATAATATTGTTACTGCCGTACTGGGAAGCTACAGGGGGTTTGATACAAATGGTGAAACAGCTGTTATATTTATAGCGGGTCTTTGTACATATTTGATATTGAACAGGGGTGAGAGTTGA
- a CDS encoding Na(+)/H(+) antiporter subunit B — translation MNNDTILKTTTRIIVPFILMFSLYVLAHGEISPGGGFQGGVIFAAGLILYAMVFGIEKFYKIISKRMVIFLTALGVSVYTGVGFITMLNGGKFLEYAKLPGLDMKSGNSMGLLFIETGVFITVFSVMILLFIEVAKKYDN, via the coding sequence TTGAATAATGATACAATATTAAAAACTACTACTAGGATAATTGTTCCTTTTATTCTTATGTTCTCTTTATATGTATTAGCACATGGAGAAATAAGTCCCGGTGGAGGATTCCAAGGTGGAGTAATATTTGCAGCCGGACTTATCTTATATGCAATGGTATTTGGAATTGAAAAGTTTTATAAAATTATCAGTAAAAGAATGGTTATCTTCTTAACGGCACTTGGTGTTTCAGTTTATACCGGTGTAGGTTTTATTACCATGTTAAATGGTGGTAAATTTTTGGAGTACGCAAAGTTGCCAGGGCTTGATATGAAATCAGGTAACTCCATGGGTCTGCTTTTTATCGAAACAGGGGTTTTCATTACCGTATTCAGTGTAATGATATTATTATTTATAGAGGTAGCTAAAAAATATGATAATTGA
- a CDS encoding cation:proton antiporter subunit C: MIIDFLIYKYNYLATVILILIGLYSVIVNGNLLKKVIGLNILSTSVILFYISISKVTDGSAPIYANDVVRYDNPLPHVLMLTAIVVGVAITAVALSVVLKIKETYGTIEEDEIIKIDEDEKDMVNNK, encoded by the coding sequence ATGATAATTGATTTTTTAATATACAAATACAACTATCTGGCAACAGTCATACTAATATTGATAGGTCTTTACAGTGTTATCGTAAATGGCAATCTTTTAAAAAAGGTAATCGGTCTTAATATTCTTTCTACATCTGTCATTCTTTTTTACATTAGTATTTCAAAAGTAACTGATGGCTCAGCTCCTATATACGCAAATGATGTTGTCAGATATGATAACCCTTTGCCTCATGTTTTAATGCTTACTGCAATAGTGGTTGGGGTAGCAATTACAGCGGTAGCATTATCTGTAGTTTTAAAGATTAAAGAAACTTATGGAACTATTGAAGAAGATGAAATAATCAAGATAGATGAAGATGAAAAAGATATGGTGAACAATAAATGA
- a CDS encoding monovalent cation/H+ antiporter subunit D family protein gives MNLEMNLPALVVVFPFFSAMLMVAIGVFYKEIVQIMFQVTALITAYLSILLFLKVYESGPIRYFFGNWAPPVGIEYYVDYTNIFFITIITVLLFIMSIYFPKSVKKEIPESKQYIFYSVTMLFASGLLGITITGDLFNIYVFTEISSITAYALIAIGGTKKSYRASFNYLILGTIGATFIVLGIGYLYMATGTLNLLDMQQRLMPMYSSKVVIVGSAFIVVGLSMKMALFPLHTWLPGAYTHSPSTISAFMSATSTKVMAYLLIRFFYTILTPNFVAKTIPLTEVLFYISLIAILAGSFLALGQKDLKMMFAYSSVGQIGYIVFGATLVSTYGLIGSMYHFLSHAVVKGGLFLVAGIIFYFTTCTKIENLDGLYKRMPFTSFAFLIFALSMIGIPVTSGFISKWYLVLGAINSGKWLGVIVILISSLLTAVYFWRIVDRIFFTNSDNKVNRIKEPLSMLIPTYTLVAITIYFGIFPAKLVKYTEIAANLLMETIK, from the coding sequence ATGAATTTAGAAATGAATTTACCTGCACTTGTTGTTGTATTCCCATTTTTTAGTGCGATGCTTATGGTTGCTATCGGGGTATTTTATAAAGAAATAGTCCAAATAATGTTTCAGGTAACCGCACTTATAACTGCATATCTTTCAATTTTGTTATTTTTGAAGGTTTATGAAAGTGGCCCTATTCGATATTTTTTTGGCAATTGGGCGCCTCCTGTTGGGATAGAGTATTATGTAGACTATACGAATATCTTTTTTATTACCATAATAACGGTACTCTTGTTTATAATGAGCATCTACTTTCCAAAAAGTGTTAAAAAAGAAATCCCGGAATCAAAACAATATATCTTTTACTCAGTTACAATGCTTTTTGCATCAGGGCTTTTAGGGATAACCATTACAGGTGACTTATTTAATATTTATGTCTTTACTGAAATTTCATCTATTACCGCATATGCTCTTATTGCAATCGGTGGGACAAAAAAGTCTTACAGGGCAAGCTTTAACTATTTGATACTTGGTACAATTGGAGCTACTTTTATTGTACTTGGGATAGGTTATCTTTACATGGCAACAGGAACACTAAACCTTTTGGATATGCAACAAAGACTTATGCCAATGTATAGCTCTAAAGTTGTGATAGTTGGCTCAGCCTTTATAGTAGTAGGTTTAAGTATGAAGATGGCACTTTTTCCACTTCATACCTGGTTACCAGGTGCTTATACACACTCCCCGTCAACTATTAGCGCTTTTATGTCTGCTACCAGCACCAAAGTGATGGCATATTTACTTATCAGGTTTTTTTACACAATTCTTACACCTAACTTTGTTGCCAAAACAATACCATTAACTGAAGTTTTATTTTATATTTCTCTTATTGCTATTTTAGCAGGCTCTTTTTTAGCTCTAGGACAAAAAGATTTAAAAATGATGTTTGCATACTCATCTGTTGGTCAAATCGGGTATATTGTTTTCGGAGCAACATTAGTAAGTACATATGGACTTATTGGCTCTATGTACCATTTTCTTTCTCATGCTGTAGTTAAAGGTGGGCTTTTCCTTGTTGCAGGCATTATATTTTATTTTACTACTTGCACTAAGATTGAAAACCTAGATGGACTTTATAAGAGAATGCCATTCACTTCATTTGCTTTTCTTATTTTTGCATTATCTATGATAGGCATACCTGTTACATCTGGGTTTATAAGCAAATGGTATCTTGTTTTAGGAGCAATAAATTCTGGCAAATGGTTGGGTGTTATAGTTATTTTGATAAGCTCCCTATTAACTGCTGTCTATTTTTGGAGAATTGTTGACAGAATCTTTTTTACCAACTCCGATAATAAGGTAAACAGAATTAAAGAGCCTTTGAGCATGTTAATACCAACATATACGCTTGTAGCTATAACTATATATTTTGGAATATTTCCTGCCAAGCTTGTTAAATATACTGAAATAGCAGCAAATTTGCTTATGGAGACAATTAAATGA